Proteins from a single region of Punica granatum isolate Tunisia-2019 chromosome 8, ASM765513v2, whole genome shotgun sequence:
- the LOC116189537 gene encoding autophagy-related protein 18c-like isoform X4, producing MTVPSTPTSSTVSTYSGTLSSTSFDTSEPSPATSGLFAMPEQDLNDNEETELLSVSWNQDYSCFAAGTTRGFRIYNCEPFKETFRRDLKSGGFKIVEMLFRCNILALVGGAANSQYPPHKVLIWDDHQSRCIGEFAFRSEVRGVKLRRDRIVVVLEHKIYVYNFVDLKLLHQIETLSNPRGLCCLSHHANTSVLACPGLRRGQVRVEHFGLHMTKFINAHDNNVACFTLTMDGMLLATASTKGTLIRIFNTLDGTRLQEVRRGVDRAEISSIALSPNVQWLAVSSDKGTVHIFSLRVRVGGEDSSAQSSVVQSPALLYQNSSSGLDPLISTNTGANPSSSLSFMRGVLPKYFSSEWSFAQFHLPEETQFIAAFGSKNTIVMVGVDGSFYRCSFDPVNGGEMVQQEYVRFLKTDTKPK from the exons ATGACGGTTCCCTCTACACCCACGAGTTCTACTGTTTCGACCTATTCAGGAACACTGTCCTCGACAAGCTTTGATACGAGCGAGCCAAGTCCTGCGACCTCTGGGCTTTTTGCAATGCCTGAACAAGATCTTAATGACAACGAAGAGACGGAACTGCTATCGGTGTCCTGGAACCAAGACTACAGCTGCTTTGCAGCTGGCACCACCAGAGGTTTCCGTATCTATAACTGCGAGCCATTCAAGGAGACTTTCAGGCGGGATTTGAAAAGCGGCGGGTTCAAGATTGTAGAAATGCTTTTCCGTTGCAACATTTTGGCCCTGGTTGGGGGTGCGGCTAATTCTCAGTATCCTCCCCATAAGGTTCTGATCTGGGATGATCATCAGAGTCGGTGCATTGGTGAATTTGCATTTAGGTCAGAAGTACGAGGTGTAAAGCTGAGACGTGATCGTATAGTTGTTGTGCTTGAGCACAAGATCTACGTTTATAATTTCGTCGACCTGAAGCTGCTCCATCAGATTGAAACTCTGTCTAATCCAAGGGGACTTTGTTGCCTTTCGCACCATGCAAACACGTCTGTCTTGGCTTGCCCAGGTCTTCGACGAGGACAAGTTCGTGTGGAACATTTTGGACTGCATATGACAAAGTTTATTAATGCTCATGATAACAATGTAGCATGCTTCACCTTGACCATGGATGGGATGCTTCTTGCAACTGCAAGCACAAAGGGTACTCTTATAAGGATATTTAACACGTTGGATGGGACTCGCTTACAGGAG GTCCGTAGAGGAGTGGACAGAGCAGAAATTTCAAGTATTGCTCTCTCACCAAATGTCCAGTGGTTGGCTGTGTCAAGTGACAAAGGAACAGTCCACATATTCAGCCTTCGAGTTAGAGTGGGAGGGGAGGACTCTTCTGCACAGTCAAGTGTTGTTCAAAGCCCGGCCCTTCTATACCAGAATTCCTCAAGTGGCCTTGATCCTTTGATTTCTACAAACACTGGTGCCAACCCTAGTTCATCTCTATCTTTTATGAGAG GGGTTTTACCGAAATATTTCAGCTCAGAATGGTCTTTTGCCCAGTTCCACTTACCAGAAGAGACTCAATTTATTGCTGCATTTGGATCCAAAAATACGATTGTAATGGTTGGCGTGGATGGGAG CTTTTACAGGTGCAGCTTTGATCCCGTGAATGGAGGGGAGATGGTGCAGCAGGAATACGTACGATTTCTCAAAACTGATACTAAGCCCAAATAG
- the LOC116189537 gene encoding autophagy-related protein 18c-like isoform X2 — translation MMNLWKSKGFRTAVLSIDTNFHGLMTVPSTPTSSTVSTYSGTLSSTSFDTSEPSPATSGLFAMPEQDLNDNEETELLSVSWNQDYSCFAAGTTRGFRIYNCEPFKETFRRDLKSGGFKIVEMLFRCNILALVGGAANSQYPPHKVLIWDDHQSRCIGEFAFRSEVRGVKLRRDRIVVVLEHKIYVYNFVDLKLLHQIETLSNPRGLCCLSHHANTSVLACPGLRRGQVRVEHFGLHMTKFINAHDNNVACFTLTMDGMLLATASTKGTLIRIFNTLDGTRLQEVRRGVDRAEISSIALSPNVQWLAVSSDKGTVHIFSLRVRVGGEDSSAQSSVVQSPALLYQNSSSGLDPLISTNTGANPSSSLSFMRGVLPKYFSSEWSFAQFHLPEETQFIAAFGSKNTIVMVGVDGSFYRCSFDPVNGGEMVQQEYVRFLKTDTKPK, via the exons ATGATGAATCTATGGAAGTCTAAGGGCTTTCGTACGGCAGTTCTCAGCATAGATACCAACTTCCAT GGATTGATGACGGTTCCCTCTACACCCACGAGTTCTACTGTTTCGACCTATTCAGGAACACTGTCCTCGACAAGCTTTGATACGAGCGAGCCAAGTCCTGCGACCTCTGGGCTTTTTGCAATGCCTGAACAAGATCTTAATGACAACGAAGAGACGGAACTGCTATCGGTGTCCTGGAACCAAGACTACAGCTGCTTTGCAGCTGGCACCACCAGAGGTTTCCGTATCTATAACTGCGAGCCATTCAAGGAGACTTTCAGGCGGGATTTGAAAAGCGGCGGGTTCAAGATTGTAGAAATGCTTTTCCGTTGCAACATTTTGGCCCTGGTTGGGGGTGCGGCTAATTCTCAGTATCCTCCCCATAAGGTTCTGATCTGGGATGATCATCAGAGTCGGTGCATTGGTGAATTTGCATTTAGGTCAGAAGTACGAGGTGTAAAGCTGAGACGTGATCGTATAGTTGTTGTGCTTGAGCACAAGATCTACGTTTATAATTTCGTCGACCTGAAGCTGCTCCATCAGATTGAAACTCTGTCTAATCCAAGGGGACTTTGTTGCCTTTCGCACCATGCAAACACGTCTGTCTTGGCTTGCCCAGGTCTTCGACGAGGACAAGTTCGTGTGGAACATTTTGGACTGCATATGACAAAGTTTATTAATGCTCATGATAACAATGTAGCATGCTTCACCTTGACCATGGATGGGATGCTTCTTGCAACTGCAAGCACAAAGGGTACTCTTATAAGGATATTTAACACGTTGGATGGGACTCGCTTACAGGAG GTCCGTAGAGGAGTGGACAGAGCAGAAATTTCAAGTATTGCTCTCTCACCAAATGTCCAGTGGTTGGCTGTGTCAAGTGACAAAGGAACAGTCCACATATTCAGCCTTCGAGTTAGAGTGGGAGGGGAGGACTCTTCTGCACAGTCAAGTGTTGTTCAAAGCCCGGCCCTTCTATACCAGAATTCCTCAAGTGGCCTTGATCCTTTGATTTCTACAAACACTGGTGCCAACCCTAGTTCATCTCTATCTTTTATGAGAG GGGTTTTACCGAAATATTTCAGCTCAGAATGGTCTTTTGCCCAGTTCCACTTACCAGAAGAGACTCAATTTATTGCTGCATTTGGATCCAAAAATACGATTGTAATGGTTGGCGTGGATGGGAG CTTTTACAGGTGCAGCTTTGATCCCGTGAATGGAGGGGAGATGGTGCAGCAGGAATACGTACGATTTCTCAAAACTGATACTAAGCCCAAATAG
- the LOC116189453 gene encoding hydroxyacylglutathione hydrolase cytoplasmic isoform X2 produces MLLSRATWRPKEAPNSSAGVFAAVPAASVPTVGSSRTMKIHHIPCLEDNYSYLVIDDATKEAAVVDPVEPEKVVQAAQEHSASIKLVLTTHHHWDHAGGNEKMKELIPGIKVYGGSVDNVKGCTDKVENGDKIALGKDTSILALHTPCHTKGHISFYVTATEGEDPAVFTGDTLFIAGCGKFFEGTAEQMYQSLCVTLGSLPKPTRVYCGHEYTVKNLQFALTVEPDNAKIQQKLSWAQNQRQKGLPTIPSTIAEELETNPFMRADLPEVQERAGCKSPVEALRLIRERKDKWRG; encoded by the exons ATGCTCCTGTCACGAGCCACGTGGCGTCCCAAGGAAGCGCCAAATTCCAGCGCTGGAGTCTTCGCCGCCGTTCCGGCGGCATCAGTC CCGACCGTGGGAAGCTCTCGGACAATGAAAATCCACCACATCCCTTGCTTGGAAGACAACTACTCCTACCT GGTCATCGACGATGCCACCAAAGAAGCGGCGGTTGTGGATCCCGTCGAGCCGGAGAAGGTCGTCCAGGCTGCCCAGGAGCACAGCGCCTCTATCAAGCTCGTCCTCACCACCCACCACCACTG GGATCATGCCGGTGGAAATGAGAAGATGAAGGAACTAATCCCTGGAATCAAGGTCTATGGTGGTTCGGTTGACAATGTGAAGGGTTGCACCGATAAAGTGGAAAACGGAGATAAGATTGCACTTGGGAAGGATACCAGTATACTGGCCCTTCACACCCCTTG CCATACCAAAGGCCACATAAGTTTCTATGTAACGGCCACTGAGGGAGAGGACCCTGCTGTTTTCACTGGTGATACATTG TTCATTGCTGGTTGTGGAAAGTTTTTCGAAGGCACGGCAGAACAGATGTATCAGTCACTTTGTGTCACTCTTGGATCATTGCCAAAGCCGACCAGAGTCTACTGTGGCCACGAG TACACTGTCAAGAACCTGCAATTTGCTCTAACTGTTGAACCAGACAATGCTAAAATTCAGCAGAAGTTGTCATGGGCTCAAAACCAACGGCAGAAAGGCCTTCCCACTATTCCATCCACCATTGCTGAAGAGCTTGAGACAAATCCCTTTATGCGGGCTGATTTGCCTGAAGTTCAG GAAAGGGCCGGATGCAAGTCACCAGTTGAAGCACTCAGGTTGATCAGAGAGCGCAAGGACAAGTGGAGGGGGTGA
- the LOC116189453 gene encoding hydroxyacylglutathione hydrolase cytoplasmic isoform X1, translating into MLLSRATWRPKEAPNSSAGVFAAVPAASVPTVGSSRTMKIHHIPCLEDNYSYLYSPPVIDDATKEAAVVDPVEPEKVVQAAQEHSASIKLVLTTHHHWDHAGGNEKMKELIPGIKVYGGSVDNVKGCTDKVENGDKIALGKDTSILALHTPCHTKGHISFYVTATEGEDPAVFTGDTLFIAGCGKFFEGTAEQMYQSLCVTLGSLPKPTRVYCGHEYTVKNLQFALTVEPDNAKIQQKLSWAQNQRQKGLPTIPSTIAEELETNPFMRADLPEVQERAGCKSPVEALRLIRERKDKWRG; encoded by the exons ATGCTCCTGTCACGAGCCACGTGGCGTCCCAAGGAAGCGCCAAATTCCAGCGCTGGAGTCTTCGCCGCCGTTCCGGCGGCATCAGTC CCGACCGTGGGAAGCTCTCGGACAATGAAAATCCACCACATCCCTTGCTTGGAAGACAACTACTCCTACCTGTACTCTCCCCC GGTCATCGACGATGCCACCAAAGAAGCGGCGGTTGTGGATCCCGTCGAGCCGGAGAAGGTCGTCCAGGCTGCCCAGGAGCACAGCGCCTCTATCAAGCTCGTCCTCACCACCCACCACCACTG GGATCATGCCGGTGGAAATGAGAAGATGAAGGAACTAATCCCTGGAATCAAGGTCTATGGTGGTTCGGTTGACAATGTGAAGGGTTGCACCGATAAAGTGGAAAACGGAGATAAGATTGCACTTGGGAAGGATACCAGTATACTGGCCCTTCACACCCCTTG CCATACCAAAGGCCACATAAGTTTCTATGTAACGGCCACTGAGGGAGAGGACCCTGCTGTTTTCACTGGTGATACATTG TTCATTGCTGGTTGTGGAAAGTTTTTCGAAGGCACGGCAGAACAGATGTATCAGTCACTTTGTGTCACTCTTGGATCATTGCCAAAGCCGACCAGAGTCTACTGTGGCCACGAG TACACTGTCAAGAACCTGCAATTTGCTCTAACTGTTGAACCAGACAATGCTAAAATTCAGCAGAAGTTGTCATGGGCTCAAAACCAACGGCAGAAAGGCCTTCCCACTATTCCATCCACCATTGCTGAAGAGCTTGAGACAAATCCCTTTATGCGGGCTGATTTGCCTGAAGTTCAG GAAAGGGCCGGATGCAAGTCACCAGTTGAAGCACTCAGGTTGATCAGAGAGCGCAAGGACAAGTGGAGGGGGTGA
- the LOC116189537 gene encoding autophagy-related protein 18c-like isoform X3, with amino-acid sequence MMNLWKSKGFRTAVLSIDTNFHQGLMTVPSTPTSSTVSTYSGTLSSTSFDTSEPSPATSGLFAMPEQDLNDNEETELLSVSWNQDYSCFAAGTTRGFRIYNCEPFKETFRRDLKSGGFKIVEMLFRCNILALVGGAANSQYPPHKVLIWDDHQSRCIGEFAFRSEVRGVKLRRDRIVVVLEHKIYVYNFVDLKLLHQIETLSNPRGLCCLSHHANTSVLACPGLRRGQVRVEHFGLHMTKFINAHDNNVACFTLTMDGMLLATASTKGTLIRIFNTLDGTRLQEVRRGVDRAEISSIALSPNVQWLAVSSDKGTVHIFSLRVRVGGEDSSAQSSVVQSPALLYQNSSSGLDPLISTNTGVLPKYFSSEWSFAQFHLPEETQFIAAFGSKNTIVMVGVDGSFYRCSFDPVNGGEMVQQEYVRFLKTDTKPK; translated from the exons ATGATGAATCTATGGAAGTCTAAGGGCTTTCGTACGGCAGTTCTCAGCATAGATACCAACTTCCAT CAGGGATTGATGACGGTTCCCTCTACACCCACGAGTTCTACTGTTTCGACCTATTCAGGAACACTGTCCTCGACAAGCTTTGATACGAGCGAGCCAAGTCCTGCGACCTCTGGGCTTTTTGCAATGCCTGAACAAGATCTTAATGACAACGAAGAGACGGAACTGCTATCGGTGTCCTGGAACCAAGACTACAGCTGCTTTGCAGCTGGCACCACCAGAGGTTTCCGTATCTATAACTGCGAGCCATTCAAGGAGACTTTCAGGCGGGATTTGAAAAGCGGCGGGTTCAAGATTGTAGAAATGCTTTTCCGTTGCAACATTTTGGCCCTGGTTGGGGGTGCGGCTAATTCTCAGTATCCTCCCCATAAGGTTCTGATCTGGGATGATCATCAGAGTCGGTGCATTGGTGAATTTGCATTTAGGTCAGAAGTACGAGGTGTAAAGCTGAGACGTGATCGTATAGTTGTTGTGCTTGAGCACAAGATCTACGTTTATAATTTCGTCGACCTGAAGCTGCTCCATCAGATTGAAACTCTGTCTAATCCAAGGGGACTTTGTTGCCTTTCGCACCATGCAAACACGTCTGTCTTGGCTTGCCCAGGTCTTCGACGAGGACAAGTTCGTGTGGAACATTTTGGACTGCATATGACAAAGTTTATTAATGCTCATGATAACAATGTAGCATGCTTCACCTTGACCATGGATGGGATGCTTCTTGCAACTGCAAGCACAAAGGGTACTCTTATAAGGATATTTAACACGTTGGATGGGACTCGCTTACAGGAG GTCCGTAGAGGAGTGGACAGAGCAGAAATTTCAAGTATTGCTCTCTCACCAAATGTCCAGTGGTTGGCTGTGTCAAGTGACAAAGGAACAGTCCACATATTCAGCCTTCGAGTTAGAGTGGGAGGGGAGGACTCTTCTGCACAGTCAAGTGTTGTTCAAAGCCCGGCCCTTCTATACCAGAATTCCTCAAGTGGCCTTGATCCTTTGATTTCTACAAACACTG GGGTTTTACCGAAATATTTCAGCTCAGAATGGTCTTTTGCCCAGTTCCACTTACCAGAAGAGACTCAATTTATTGCTGCATTTGGATCCAAAAATACGATTGTAATGGTTGGCGTGGATGGGAG CTTTTACAGGTGCAGCTTTGATCCCGTGAATGGAGGGGAGATGGTGCAGCAGGAATACGTACGATTTCTCAAAACTGATACTAAGCCCAAATAG
- the LOC116189537 gene encoding autophagy-related protein 18c-like isoform X1 — translation MMNLWKSKGFRTAVLSIDTNFHQGLMTVPSTPTSSTVSTYSGTLSSTSFDTSEPSPATSGLFAMPEQDLNDNEETELLSVSWNQDYSCFAAGTTRGFRIYNCEPFKETFRRDLKSGGFKIVEMLFRCNILALVGGAANSQYPPHKVLIWDDHQSRCIGEFAFRSEVRGVKLRRDRIVVVLEHKIYVYNFVDLKLLHQIETLSNPRGLCCLSHHANTSVLACPGLRRGQVRVEHFGLHMTKFINAHDNNVACFTLTMDGMLLATASTKGTLIRIFNTLDGTRLQEVRRGVDRAEISSIALSPNVQWLAVSSDKGTVHIFSLRVRVGGEDSSAQSSVVQSPALLYQNSSSGLDPLISTNTGANPSSSLSFMRGVLPKYFSSEWSFAQFHLPEETQFIAAFGSKNTIVMVGVDGSFYRCSFDPVNGGEMVQQEYVRFLKTDTKPK, via the exons ATGATGAATCTATGGAAGTCTAAGGGCTTTCGTACGGCAGTTCTCAGCATAGATACCAACTTCCAT CAGGGATTGATGACGGTTCCCTCTACACCCACGAGTTCTACTGTTTCGACCTATTCAGGAACACTGTCCTCGACAAGCTTTGATACGAGCGAGCCAAGTCCTGCGACCTCTGGGCTTTTTGCAATGCCTGAACAAGATCTTAATGACAACGAAGAGACGGAACTGCTATCGGTGTCCTGGAACCAAGACTACAGCTGCTTTGCAGCTGGCACCACCAGAGGTTTCCGTATCTATAACTGCGAGCCATTCAAGGAGACTTTCAGGCGGGATTTGAAAAGCGGCGGGTTCAAGATTGTAGAAATGCTTTTCCGTTGCAACATTTTGGCCCTGGTTGGGGGTGCGGCTAATTCTCAGTATCCTCCCCATAAGGTTCTGATCTGGGATGATCATCAGAGTCGGTGCATTGGTGAATTTGCATTTAGGTCAGAAGTACGAGGTGTAAAGCTGAGACGTGATCGTATAGTTGTTGTGCTTGAGCACAAGATCTACGTTTATAATTTCGTCGACCTGAAGCTGCTCCATCAGATTGAAACTCTGTCTAATCCAAGGGGACTTTGTTGCCTTTCGCACCATGCAAACACGTCTGTCTTGGCTTGCCCAGGTCTTCGACGAGGACAAGTTCGTGTGGAACATTTTGGACTGCATATGACAAAGTTTATTAATGCTCATGATAACAATGTAGCATGCTTCACCTTGACCATGGATGGGATGCTTCTTGCAACTGCAAGCACAAAGGGTACTCTTATAAGGATATTTAACACGTTGGATGGGACTCGCTTACAGGAG GTCCGTAGAGGAGTGGACAGAGCAGAAATTTCAAGTATTGCTCTCTCACCAAATGTCCAGTGGTTGGCTGTGTCAAGTGACAAAGGAACAGTCCACATATTCAGCCTTCGAGTTAGAGTGGGAGGGGAGGACTCTTCTGCACAGTCAAGTGTTGTTCAAAGCCCGGCCCTTCTATACCAGAATTCCTCAAGTGGCCTTGATCCTTTGATTTCTACAAACACTGGTGCCAACCCTAGTTCATCTCTATCTTTTATGAGAG GGGTTTTACCGAAATATTTCAGCTCAGAATGGTCTTTTGCCCAGTTCCACTTACCAGAAGAGACTCAATTTATTGCTGCATTTGGATCCAAAAATACGATTGTAATGGTTGGCGTGGATGGGAG CTTTTACAGGTGCAGCTTTGATCCCGTGAATGGAGGGGAGATGGTGCAGCAGGAATACGTACGATTTCTCAAAACTGATACTAAGCCCAAATAG
- the LOC116189453 gene encoding hydroxyacylglutathione hydrolase cytoplasmic isoform X3, with the protein MLLSRATWRPKEAPNSSAGVFAAVPAASVPTVGSSRTMKIHHIPCLEDNYSYLYSPPVIDDATKEAAVVDPVEPEKVVQAAQEHSASIKLVLTTHHHWDHAGGNEKMKELIPGIKVYGGSVDNVKGCTDKVENGDKIALGKDTSILALHTPCHTKGHISFYVTATEGEDPAVFTGDTLFIAGCGKFFEGTAEQMYQSLCVTLGSLPKPTRVYCGHEYTVKNLQFALTVEPDNAKIQQKLSWAQNQRQKGLPTIPSTIAEELETNPFMRADLPEVQYLRSKVKFWMMFKIIQKT; encoded by the exons ATGCTCCTGTCACGAGCCACGTGGCGTCCCAAGGAAGCGCCAAATTCCAGCGCTGGAGTCTTCGCCGCCGTTCCGGCGGCATCAGTC CCGACCGTGGGAAGCTCTCGGACAATGAAAATCCACCACATCCCTTGCTTGGAAGACAACTACTCCTACCTGTACTCTCCCCC GGTCATCGACGATGCCACCAAAGAAGCGGCGGTTGTGGATCCCGTCGAGCCGGAGAAGGTCGTCCAGGCTGCCCAGGAGCACAGCGCCTCTATCAAGCTCGTCCTCACCACCCACCACCACTG GGATCATGCCGGTGGAAATGAGAAGATGAAGGAACTAATCCCTGGAATCAAGGTCTATGGTGGTTCGGTTGACAATGTGAAGGGTTGCACCGATAAAGTGGAAAACGGAGATAAGATTGCACTTGGGAAGGATACCAGTATACTGGCCCTTCACACCCCTTG CCATACCAAAGGCCACATAAGTTTCTATGTAACGGCCACTGAGGGAGAGGACCCTGCTGTTTTCACTGGTGATACATTG TTCATTGCTGGTTGTGGAAAGTTTTTCGAAGGCACGGCAGAACAGATGTATCAGTCACTTTGTGTCACTCTTGGATCATTGCCAAAGCCGACCAGAGTCTACTGTGGCCACGAG TACACTGTCAAGAACCTGCAATTTGCTCTAACTGTTGAACCAGACAATGCTAAAATTCAGCAGAAGTTGTCATGGGCTCAAAACCAACGGCAGAAAGGCCTTCCCACTATTCCATCCACCATTGCTGAAGAGCTTGAGACAAATCCCTTTATGCGGGCTGATTTGCCTGAAGTTCAG TACTTGCGGAGTAAAGTGAAATTTTGGATGATgtttaaaataattcaaaagacATGA